In Oncorhynchus clarkii lewisi isolate Uvic-CL-2024 chromosome 2, UVic_Ocla_1.0, whole genome shotgun sequence, one DNA window encodes the following:
- the LOC139380163 gene encoding gamma-glutamylcyclotransferase-like, whose translation MDKDNLISLDKQEGVGIGFYSPLDVTINTDEGEGLCRTYQMNNFTVHQTSPPYKQVVFVLEQNKTGLPLDYIKKLEAVETNGYSGPSILDDITALKPADKGKSL comes from the exons ATGGACAAGGACAACCTCATCAGTTTAGACAA GCAGGAAGGAGTGGGAATAGGATTCTACAGTCCACTAGATGTTACCATTAACACAGACGAGGGAGAGGGCCTCTGTCGAACCTACCAGATGAACAACTTCACAGTTCACCAGACCTCACCTCCATACAAACAG GTTGTTTTTGTCTTGGAGCAAAACAAAACTGGCTTACCTCTGGATTATATTAAGAAGCTGGAGGCAGTGGAAACCAACGGCTACAGCGGTCCGTCCATTTTAGATGACATCACCGCGTTGAAACCTGCTGATAAAGGAAAAAGCTTGTAG